Proteins from a single region of Dyadobacter fanqingshengii:
- a CDS encoding PE-PGRS family protein: MKLYKRLSGQIGVVLSSIIFCVTCACDPPPKPDETPTADFETTPQKVAITPGIVDEASGIVASYNMPGNFWVNQDSGQPNSLYLLSADGKNIKEMNIPGSANRDWEDVAAGPGPNAGVNYLYIGDIGNNNEPKSQVGVIFRIPEVANANAGFDGSKLEKITFSYPDGPRDAESLMLDPASKDLFIISKEGQNTGIYRLAFPQSTTETIVAEKMGTVPGVGLVTGGNISKDGSEILIRTYLAVYYWKVKTGESIGQTLTQPSTKQLLVALEPQGEAVCMDADGKGFYTISERSSAASVTLNFYKRK; this comes from the coding sequence ATGAAATTATATAAAAGGCTGAGCGGACAAATAGGAGTGGTTCTGTCGTCCATTATTTTTTGTGTTACCTGTGCATGCGATCCTCCCCCGAAACCAGACGAAACGCCAACCGCCGATTTCGAAACAACCCCTCAAAAAGTCGCTATAACACCAGGCATTGTTGATGAAGCTTCCGGAATTGTTGCGAGTTACAATATGCCCGGTAATTTTTGGGTCAACCAGGATTCCGGCCAGCCTAATTCATTGTATTTGCTGAGTGCAGATGGGAAGAATATTAAGGAAATGAACATTCCAGGCTCGGCTAACCGCGATTGGGAAGATGTTGCAGCTGGTCCCGGGCCAAATGCTGGAGTGAATTATTTATATATCGGCGACATTGGCAATAATAATGAGCCGAAAAGTCAGGTAGGCGTAATTTTCCGGATCCCCGAGGTGGCCAATGCCAATGCGGGTTTTGATGGCTCGAAGTTGGAAAAGATCACATTCAGTTATCCCGATGGTCCGAGGGATGCGGAATCGTTAATGCTCGATCCGGCCTCGAAAGATTTGTTTATTATTTCAAAGGAAGGCCAAAATACAGGCATTTACCGGCTTGCATTCCCCCAATCCACAACCGAAACCATAGTCGCGGAAAAAATGGGAACCGTTCCTGGCGTAGGATTGGTTACGGGTGGAAATATTTCCAAAGATGGCAGCGAAATTCTCATCAGAACTTATCTTGCAGTATATTACTGGAAAGTGAAAACGGGAGAATCTATCGGGCAAACCTTGACCCAGCCTTCCACAAAGCAATTATTGGTTGCGCTTGAGCCGCAGGGCGAGGCGGTTTGTATGGATGCCGATGGAAAAGGTTTCTATACAATCAGCGAAAGATCCAGTGCCGCGAGCGTCACTTT
- the aspS gene encoding aspartate--tRNA ligase, with protein MLRTHTCGELSLEHVNQEVVLCGWVQRVRDKGGMIWLDLRDRYGITQLLFEEGKTQANVLEIARSLGREFVISAKGQVIERLSKNDKIATGDIEIRISELNILNPAKLPPFLIEDETDGGDDIRMKYRYLDLRRNNVRKNLQLRHQVARHTRAYLDELDFIEVETPVLIKSTPEGARDFVVPSRMNPGEFYALPQSPQTFKQLLMVAGFDRYYQIVKCFRDEDLRADRQPEFTQIDCEMSFVTQEDVLNTFEGLIRNLFSKVKGLDLPEVPRMTYADAMRLYGSDKPDIRFDMQFVELKGAAQDLTSGKGFSVFDDAELVVGICAPDSAVYTRKQLDELTEWLKRPQIGAKGLIYVRYNTDGSLKSSVDKFYAEEDIKKWAEAFNAKPGDLILIISGAADKARKQLNELRLEMGTRLGLRSSDEYSALWVLDFPLLEYGEAENRWFAMHHPFTSPKPEDIPLLDKNLGAVRANAYDMVINGVEVGGGSVRIFEKELQKQMFGILGFTEEEAQEQFGFLMNAFEFGAPPHAGIAFGFDRLCSIFGGADSIRDFIAFPKNNSGRDVMIDSPSVISDAQLKELAIKVE; from the coding sequence ATGTTACGTACCCATACCTGTGGAGAGTTAAGCTTAGAACATGTAAATCAAGAGGTTGTATTGTGTGGATGGGTTCAGCGTGTCCGCGATAAGGGCGGCATGATCTGGCTTGATTTGCGTGACCGCTATGGAATAACTCAGCTTCTGTTTGAAGAAGGAAAAACACAGGCTAATGTGCTTGAAATTGCACGTTCATTAGGTCGCGAGTTTGTTATTTCAGCAAAAGGTCAGGTGATCGAAAGGCTTTCGAAAAATGATAAAATCGCCACGGGTGATATCGAGATCCGCATTTCTGAACTAAATATATTGAATCCTGCAAAATTGCCTCCCTTCCTGATCGAGGACGAAACGGACGGTGGCGACGATATCCGGATGAAATACAGATATCTGGATTTGAGAAGAAATAATGTTCGTAAAAATTTACAATTAAGACATCAGGTTGCGCGTCACACACGTGCCTACCTGGATGAGCTTGACTTTATTGAGGTTGAAACACCCGTATTAATAAAATCCACACCGGAAGGCGCACGGGACTTTGTGGTTCCAAGTCGCATGAACCCGGGTGAATTTTATGCTTTGCCGCAATCACCGCAAACATTTAAACAATTGCTGATGGTAGCAGGCTTTGACCGTTATTATCAGATTGTGAAATGTTTCCGTGATGAAGATCTACGTGCGGACCGCCAGCCGGAATTTACACAGATCGACTGTGAAATGTCCTTTGTGACGCAGGAAGACGTTTTAAATACATTTGAAGGGCTTATCCGTAACTTATTCAGCAAAGTAAAAGGACTGGATCTGCCGGAAGTTCCCCGCATGACTTATGCAGATGCCATGCGCCTGTATGGCTCAGACAAGCCGGATATCAGGTTTGATATGCAATTTGTTGAATTGAAAGGAGCTGCGCAAGACCTTACTTCGGGCAAAGGTTTCAGTGTTTTTGATGATGCCGAACTGGTTGTAGGCATTTGTGCACCGGATAGCGCCGTATATACCCGCAAACAACTGGATGAATTAACGGAGTGGCTGAAACGTCCGCAAATAGGAGCAAAAGGGCTCATTTATGTGCGATATAATACCGATGGTTCACTGAAATCGTCCGTTGACAAATTCTACGCCGAAGAAGACATTAAGAAATGGGCTGAGGCGTTTAATGCTAAACCGGGAGATTTGATCCTGATCATTTCGGGAGCCGCAGACAAAGCGCGCAAGCAATTGAATGAACTCCGCCTGGAAATGGGAACGAGGTTAGGGCTGAGAAGTTCGGACGAGTACAGCGCATTATGGGTGCTGGATTTCCCACTTTTGGAATATGGAGAAGCTGAAAATCGCTGGTTTGCCATGCACCATCCTTTTACCAGTCCGAAGCCGGAAGATATTCCTTTGCTGGACAAAAATTTAGGAGCGGTTCGGGCCAATGCATACGATATGGTGATCAACGGCGTTGAAGTGGGCGGAGGTTCAGTCAGGATTTTCGAAAAAGAGCTGCAAAAGCAAATGTTCGGAATACTTGGATTTACCGAAGAAGAGGCTCAGGAGCAATTTGGATTCCTAATGAATGCATTCGAATTTGGCGCTCCTCCTCATGCAGGAATCGCGTTTGGATTTGACCGTCTTTGTTCGATTTTCGGCGGAGCAGATTCGATCAGGGACTTTATCGCGTTTCCTAAAAATAACTCAGGGCGTGATGTTATGATTGATTCTCCGTCTGTTATATCGGATGCACAATTAAAGGAACTGGCGATCAAAGTAGAATAG